Proteins found in one Salvia splendens isolate huo1 chromosome 10, SspV2, whole genome shotgun sequence genomic segment:
- the LOC121750285 gene encoding ATP-dependent Clp protease adapter protein CLPS1, chloroplastic-like: protein METVITCGRVAISPNQAFHPTSGDRYQLHKQLANRSTLTSMPIAGVGKGGGVLDKPVIEKTTPGRESEFDLRKSRKMSPPYRVMLHNDNHNKREYVVQVLMKVIPGMTLDNAVNIMQEAHINDLAVVIICAQADAEEHCMQLRGNGLLSSIEPASGSC from the exons ATGGAGACTGTAATCACCTGCGGAAGAGTGGCAATTTCCCCTAATCAAGCCTTCCACCCAACATCCG GGGATAGATACCAACTCCACAAACAGTTGGCAAACAGAAGCACACTGACATCGATGCCGATTGCTGGTGTGGGGAAAGGTGGTGGGGTTTTGGACAAACCAGTAATAGAAAAAACAACTCCAGGGAGAGAATCTGAGTTTGATTTGAG GAAGTCGAGGAAAATGTCCCCACCTTATCGGGTGATGCTGCACAACGACAACCACAACAAGAGGGAGTATGTCGTGCAAGTATTAATGAAGGTTATACCTGGGATGACTCTTGACAATGCGGTGAACATTATGCAAGAAGCACATATCAACGACCTAGCTGTTGTAATAATATGCGCTCAAGCTGATGCAGAAGAACACTGCATGCAGCTTCGAGGCAACGGCCTTTTGAGCTCAATTGAGCCCGCGAGTGGTAGTTGTTGA